CTGCTCACGCAGATCCTGGTCCCCCTGCAGCATATGCCAGACCTTGGTATAGGTCAGGCGCGCATGGGAACTCATCACCGCTTCGTAGAACTTGTAACCGGTTAAGCGACCTTTACTGGAGATGGTCATCTCGCAAACCATACACAGGCGATCAACCTGCGGGTTCAGGGAACAGAGGCCATTGGAGAGCACTTCCGGCAGCATCGGTACCACCTGAGACGGGAAGTAGACCGACGTACCACGGCTGCGCGCTTCGTTATCGAGTGGCGTGTGGGGACGAACGTAATAGCTCACGTCCGCGATAGCAACCCACAGACGCCAGCCGCCACCGCGTTTTTTCTCGCAGTATACGGCGTCATCGAAGTCACGGGCGTCTTCACCATCAATGGTGACCAGCGGCAGACTGCGCAGGTCCACACGTCCCGCTTTGGACTCTTCCGGAACCTCTTCCTTCAGGCCCACAATCTGCTCTTCAACCGCTTTTGGCCAGATGTAAGGGATCTCATGCGTACGCAAGGCCATATCAACAGCCATGCCGGTACCCATGTTATCGCCCAGCACTTCCACAATTTTCCCTACCGCTTTGGTGCGACGCGTTGGACGCTGGGTAAGCTCCACCACCACCACAAAGCCCATGCGCGCGCCCATCACCTCTTCAGGCGGGATCAGGATATCGAAGCTCAGACGGCTGTCATCCGGTACCACAAAGCCTACACCGGCATCGGTAAAGTAGCGGCCAACGATCTGGCTGGTTTTTGGCACCAGCACACGAACCACACGTGCTTCGCGACGACCTTTACGATCGGCACCCAGCGGCTGCGCCAGGATCTGGTCGCCATGGATACACATTTTCATCTGTTCGGATGAGAGGTAGAGATCGTCTTTACGGCCCTCTACGCGCAGAAAACCGTAACCGTCGCGGTGACCAATGACGGTCCCTTTCAGCAGGTCGAGGCGTTCTGGTAGCGCATAGCACTGGCGGCGGGTAAAGACCAGTTGCCCGTCGCGCTCCATAGCACGCAGGCGGCGGCGAAGGGCTTCAGTTTGCTCTTCACCTTCAATGTTTAATTCAACAGCAAGTTCTTCACGATTGGCGGGTTTTTCGCGTTTTGTTAAGTGTTCAATGATGAACTCGCGGCTGGGAATAGGATTCGCGTATTTTTCAGCTTCGCGTTCCTGGAAAGGATCATGTGACATATCGGTTCCTCCGTTGTCAGCTCCGGTGGAAATTTTCTTCATTCCACCAGCAATAATTTATAAAGCGGTTGATTCTCTTCAACCAAATCGGCCAGCGTGTAGTTATCCAGTTCCTTGAGAAAACTTTGCACGGCCAGAGAAAGCGCCTGTTTCAGGCGACAAGCGGGCGTAATGTGGCAGAACTCGCTGCTGCAGTTCACCAGAGATAATGGCTCCAGTTCACGTACCACATCCCCGATACGAATACTTTGCGCCGGTTTACCGAGACGGATCCCACCATTTTTCCCGCGGACGGCAGCAACGTATCCGGCACGACTAAGTTGATTGATTATTTTGACCATATGATTACGGGACACGCCGTAGACCTCTGTTACTTCAGAGATACTGGTCATTTTCCCATCGGGTAACGACGCCATGTAGATCAGCGCACGTAAGCCGTAATCGGTGAAACTTGTTAACTGCACATCAACCTCAGGAAAAAAGGAAAACGCGGATAGACCGCAAAGTGATTCATTAATGATGATAAACCAGCCAGATAGTTAGCGGCTAATTTATTTGACAGACGGGGCGAAAAAGCGGAGATCCAGGAGCGGTCGCCGGATGGCGCTACGCTTATCCAGCCTACGGGTTTCCCCGCAGGCCAGCAGTCACGAAGATTATGCGTCGAACGGGTCGCGCAGGATCATCGTTTCAGTACGATCCGGGCCGGTAGAGATAATGTCGATCGGCACTTCGGTCAGTTCTTCAATGCGCTTGATGTAATCCAGCGCCGCCTGCGGCAGGCCGCTACGCTCTTTCACACCAAAGGTGGTCTCAGACCAGCCTGGCATGGTTTCGTAGATTGGCTCGATGCCTTCCCAGTCGTCAGCAGCCAGCGGCGTGGTGGTCACTTCACGGCCATCTGGCATGCGGTAGCCGACGCAGATTTTCACTTCTTTCAGGCCGTCCAGTACGTCCAGCTTGGTCAGGCAGAAGCCAGACAGGGAGTTGATCTGCACTGCACGACGCACAGCAACCGCATCCAGCCAGCCGGTACGACGACGACGACCGGTGGTCGCGCCAAACTCGTTACCCTGCTTGCACAGGAACTCGCCGGTTTCATCAAACAGCTCGGTCGGGAATGGACCCGCACCCACGCGAGTGGAGTACGCTTTAATGATACCCAGAACGTAATCCACATAACGCGGACCCAGGCCAGAACCCGTCGCCACGCCACCTGCGGTGGTGTTGGAGGAGGTTACGTACGGATAGGTACCGTGGTCGATGTCCAGCAGCGTACCCTGCGCACCTTCGAACATGACGAAATCGCCACGCTTGCGTGCCTGGTCAAGCAGATCGGACACATCAACAACCATACCGGTCAGAATGTCAGCAATCGCCATGACGTCATCCAGCACTTTCTGGTAGTCAACAGCGTCAGCTTTGTAGAAGTTCACCAGCTGGAAGTTGTGATATTCCATCACTTCTTTCAGTTTTTCAGCGAAGGTCGCTTTATCAAACAGGTCGCCCACGCGCAGACCGCGACGAGCTACTTTGTCTTCATAAGCCGGGCCGATACCACGACCGGTGGTGCCGATCGCTTTCGCGCCACGCGCTTTTTCACGCGCAACGTCCAGTGCCACGTGATAATCAAGGATCAGCGGGCAGGCTTCGGAGAGCAGCAGACGCTCGCGAACCGGGATACCACGGTCTTCCAGACCTTTCATCTCTTTCATCAGCGCAGCCGGAGACAGCACTACGCCGTTACCGATGATGCTGGTGACGTTTTCGCGGAGAATGCCTGATGGAATAAGATGGAGGACGGTTTTTTCACCGTTGATTACGAGAGTATGGCCTGCGTTGTGACCGCCCTGGTAGCGCACAACATATTTAGCCCGTTCAGTCAGAAGATCAACAATCTTCCCTTTACCTTCGTCACCCCATTGGGTGCCCAGTACGACGACGTTGTTACCCATTTTTTTCAAAATCACCGTTTGCTTAAAAATGGATTCTACCATCGCTTTTTCAGATATACAGCACTTTTTGACCCCAAAATATGCCAAATCCGATCACTTTTTGATCAGCCAATCGTTTTCCTCAACATGTAGTAGATAACAATGCCAGCAACCACAAGACCGCCAC
This region of Enterobacter cloacae complex sp. R_G8 genomic DNA includes:
- the nsrR gene encoding nitric oxide-sensing transcriptional repressor NsrR: MQLTSFTDYGLRALIYMASLPDGKMTSISEVTEVYGVSRNHMVKIINQLSRAGYVAAVRGKNGGIRLGKPAQSIRIGDVVRELEPLSLVNCSSEFCHITPACRLKQALSLAVQSFLKELDNYTLADLVEENQPLYKLLLVE
- a CDS encoding adenylosuccinate synthase: MGNNVVVLGTQWGDEGKGKIVDLLTERAKYVVRYQGGHNAGHTLVINGEKTVLHLIPSGILRENVTSIIGNGVVLSPAALMKEMKGLEDRGIPVRERLLLSEACPLILDYHVALDVAREKARGAKAIGTTGRGIGPAYEDKVARRGLRVGDLFDKATFAEKLKEVMEYHNFQLVNFYKADAVDYQKVLDDVMAIADILTGMVVDVSDLLDQARKRGDFVMFEGAQGTLLDIDHGTYPYVTSSNTTAGGVATGSGLGPRYVDYVLGIIKAYSTRVGAGPFPTELFDETGEFLCKQGNEFGATTGRRRRTGWLDAVAVRRAVQINSLSGFCLTKLDVLDGLKEVKICVGYRMPDGREVTTTPLAADDWEGIEPIYETMPGWSETTFGVKERSGLPQAALDYIKRIEELTEVPIDIISTGPDRTETMILRDPFDA